DNA from Mycolicibacterium alvei:
ACGGCCACGGGCGAGGTCGGCGAGATCGTGATTGCCAGTCCCGCCAACGCTGTCGGGTACTGGAACCGGCCCGAGCAGACCGCAGAGGTGTTCGGGCCCGACGGGCTGCGCAGTGGCGACCTCGGCTACCTCGATGGGGACGGCTACCTGCACATCACCGGCCGCAAGACCGACATGATCATCTCCGGTGGGTTCAACGTCTATCCCGCCGAGATCGAGCGGGTCATCGCACACCACGCGGGAGTGGACCTGGTCGCGGTGGTCGGGGCGCCCGACCGGGAGTGGGGCGAGACCCCGGTCGCGGTGGTGATTCCCAAATCGCATGTCACCGACCGCGATGCGCTCAGCGCAGAACTGATGGCGCTGTGCCGGGCCGAGTTGGCCGGCTACAAACAGCCGCGCCGGTTCCTGTTCTGGAGCGAATTCCCGCTGGGGCCAGCCGGGAAGATCCTCAAGCGGGAGATAGCCAACCAGGTAAACCGTGCTGTCGATGAAAGTGCGATGACCCCGGTATCCACCGGATCGACAAGGGAGCAGCCATGACCAGCGCGACCGACTTGAGCACCATCGAGTTCCACGTGAGCGACCACGTCGCCACCGTGGCGCTCAACCGGCCCGCGAAGTTGAACAGCTTCACCGAGCAGATGGCCGCCGAGCTCGCCATCGCCTGGGCCCGCGTCCGCGACGATGACGACATCCACGTAGCGGTTCTGCAAGCCAACGGAGACCGCGCATTCTGCACCGGCATCGACATCGCCGAGGGCACCTGGTGGAAACACAAGACCGTCTTCAACCAGGAAGACCCGGGCGAACTTCTGGGACCGAAGGCACACCGGGTATGGAAGCCGGTGATTGCGGCCCTACACGGCATCGTGGCCGGCGGCGCGATGTACTTCGTCAACGAATGCGACTTCGCCATCTGCAGCGAGACTGCTACCTTCTTCGACCCCCATCCCAACGCGGGCATCGTCTCGGCGCTGGAACCCATGGGCATGCTGGCCCTGGGCCTGCCTTACGGCGAGGTGATGCGCTGGGCCCTGCTGGGTAGCGAGGAGCGGATGACCGCCGAGACCGCACTGCGCATCGGCATCGTCACCGAGATCGTCCCCGACGACCAACTGCGCGCCCGCGCCGCCGAACTAGCCGGCGAGATCGCCGCCCGACGCCCCGCCGGTATCCAAGGGACGGTGCGCGCCATGTGGGAGGCGCGCGATCTGCCGCCGACGATCGCAGCGCGGCACGGCAAGTTCTACACCGATCTGGGCAATGCCGGCGCCAAGCCGGACTCGCTCAACAACAAGAAGAAGCCGCGAACTCGCTGAGGAGCGTGCATGACTGAAACCGATACTCGGCAATTGGTCGAGTTCGACCTGGTGATCGGCGGCGACTCCACGCCTGCCGGATCGGGCGCCACCTACGACAGCGTGGACCCGTTCACCGGACAGCCGTGGGCCAGGGTCCCGGACGGGAACGGCACCGATATCGACCGTGCGGTGGCCGCGGCCCGAGCCGCGCTGGACGGGCCTTGGGGTGCACTCACCCCGACCGCCCGCGGCAAGCTGCTGTGGCGTCTCGGCGACCTCATCGCCCGCGACGCGGAGCAGTTGGCTGAGTTGGAGGTCCGCGACGGCGGCAAGCTGACCCGCGAGATGGTCGGCCAGATGCGGGCACTGCCGGACTACTACTTCTATTACGCGGGCCTGGCCGACAAGCTGCAGGGCGAGGTCGTGCCGACCGATAAGTCCAACTATCTCGTCTACACCCGGCACGAGCCGATCGGCGTGGTCGGGGCGATCACCCCGTGGAATTCGCCGCTGCTGCTGTTGACCTGGAAGCTGGCAGCCGGTCTGGCCGCGGGCTGCACCTTCGTGGTGAAACCCAGCGACCACACTCCCACCTCCACGCTGGCGTTCGCAAAGCTGTTCGCCGAGGCCGGTTTTCCGCCGGGTGTGATCAATGTGGTCACCGGTTGGGGCCCGCAGACCGGCGCCGCGCTGGCCTCGCACCCCGGCGTGGACAAGATCGCGTTCACCGGATCGACCGACACCGGGATCCGGGTCGGTAAGGCCGCAATCGAGAACATGACCCGGTTCACCCTCGAGCTCGGCGGCAAGTCCGCACAAGTGGTGTTCCCCGACGCCGACCTCGACGCCGCGGCCAACGGGGTGATCGCCGGGGTTTTTGCGGCCACCGGACAGACCTGCCTGGCCGGGTCGCGGTTGCTGGTCCACGAAAGCGTTGCCGACGCGCTCGTGCAGCGTATCGTCGCCCGGGCAGCGACCATCAAACTCGGCGATCCGAAGGATCCCGCGACCGAGATGGGTCCGGTGTCCAATCAGCCGCAGTACGAGAAGGTGTTGTCGCACTTCGCTTCTGCCCGTGAGCAGGGTGCCACGGTCGCCTACGGTGGTGAGCCGGCGGGCGACCTGGGTGGCTTCTTCGTCAAGCCGACGGTGCTGACCGGAGTCGACCCGTCGATGCGGGCGGTCGCCGAGGAGATCTTCGGGCCGGTGCTGGCGGTGATGACCTTCGCCGACGAGGAGGAGGCCATCGCGGCAGCCAACGCCACCGAGTTCGGACTGGCCGCATCGGTGTGGACCAAGGACGTCCACCGGGCCCACCGGGTGGCCGCGAAACTTCGGGCCGGGACGGTGTGGGTCAACGCTTATCGCGTTGTGGCACCGCATGTTCCGTTCGGCGGTATCGGCCACAGTGGTATCGGCCGTGAGAACGGTATCGACGCCGTCAAGGACTTCACCGAGACCAAGGCGGTGTGGGTGGAGCTGTCCGGGGCGACCCGCGACCCGTTCACCCTCGGGTAACGACTCAACAAAGGAGAGACATATGACACTCGACCTCGCGGCCGCCGACAAGGTACTGGCGGGTCTACGCCCCTTCCCGGTGGCCATCACCACCATTGACAACGGCTTCGCGAACGGGCTGATGTCGCTGTCGGCCGGCTCGGCCAGCATCGTGACCGAGCTGCCCCGCGCCACCGTCAGCCTGACCAAGTACAACCGGACGCACGACATGCTGGTCAACTCCGGCATTTTCGTGATGCACATGCTGTCCGCCGGACCCGACGAGATCGACGCCTCGATGGAGATCCTGATGACCCTCGGCGGCAGCTCGGGTCGCGACGGCGACAAGATCGCCAAACTGCGCACCAAGACCGGTGTCACCGGTGCGCCGATCCTGCTCGAGGCGCACAGCTACGTCGAATGCCGCATCACCGGCTCACTGGACAACGACGAGAACACCATCTTCGTCGGTGACGTGGTGGCCGCGGAGGTTTTCAGCTCCGCCCAGCGGCTGCGCATCGGCGAGGCGTGGGGCAAGCTGCCACCCGAGTGGATCGAGCA
Protein-coding regions in this window:
- a CDS encoding flavin reductase family protein; the encoded protein is MTLDLAAADKVLAGLRPFPVAITTIDNGFANGLMSLSAGSASIVTELPRATVSLTKYNRTHDMLVNSGIFVMHMLSAGPDEIDASMEILMTLGGSSGRDGDKIAKLRTKTGVTGAPILLEAHSYVECRITGSLDNDENTIFVGDVVAAEVFSSAQRLRIGEAWGKLPPEWIEQYEANHEPQLQSARDLRAAAAQTA
- a CDS encoding enoyl-CoA hydratase/isomerase family protein, yielding MTSATDLSTIEFHVSDHVATVALNRPAKLNSFTEQMAAELAIAWARVRDDDDIHVAVLQANGDRAFCTGIDIAEGTWWKHKTVFNQEDPGELLGPKAHRVWKPVIAALHGIVAGGAMYFVNECDFAICSETATFFDPHPNAGIVSALEPMGMLALGLPYGEVMRWALLGSEERMTAETALRIGIVTEIVPDDQLRARAAELAGEIAARRPAGIQGTVRAMWEARDLPPTIAARHGKFYTDLGNAGAKPDSLNNKKKPRTR
- a CDS encoding aldehyde dehydrogenase; its protein translation is MTETDTRQLVEFDLVIGGDSTPAGSGATYDSVDPFTGQPWARVPDGNGTDIDRAVAAARAALDGPWGALTPTARGKLLWRLGDLIARDAEQLAELEVRDGGKLTREMVGQMRALPDYYFYYAGLADKLQGEVVPTDKSNYLVYTRHEPIGVVGAITPWNSPLLLLTWKLAAGLAAGCTFVVKPSDHTPTSTLAFAKLFAEAGFPPGVINVVTGWGPQTGAALASHPGVDKIAFTGSTDTGIRVGKAAIENMTRFTLELGGKSAQVVFPDADLDAAANGVIAGVFAATGQTCLAGSRLLVHESVADALVQRIVARAATIKLGDPKDPATEMGPVSNQPQYEKVLSHFASAREQGATVAYGGEPAGDLGGFFVKPTVLTGVDPSMRAVAEEIFGPVLAVMTFADEEEAIAAANATEFGLAASVWTKDVHRAHRVAAKLRAGTVWVNAYRVVAPHVPFGGIGHSGIGRENGIDAVKDFTETKAVWVELSGATRDPFTLG